A genome region from Micromonospora peucetia includes the following:
- a CDS encoding beta-ketoacyl-[acyl-carrier-protein] synthase family protein, whose protein sequence is MTAVITGMGLFTPVGRGVDATFDALCSGRSGLTRPPAGHPAAESLEVAGLLPEIDPRTVASGPETRVLDRIVVLALLAAADALADAGIEVGRDVDPGRVGVIVGGVGGMSTLESQVLARAERGRAAVSPYLLTGILPNMPSARIAIRYGIRGYTSSVGTACASGAQSVADAVRLIRAGEADVVLCGASEAPLFPTFADTFGNARALARGWADPTAASRPFDARRNGFVLAEGAALLVLERAEHAAARGATGYAEVAGYGATTDAYHPTAPRPDGAGAAECMRRALASGGVPAARIGYVNAHGTGTKLGDIAETTALVEVFGDGGVPVSSTKALTGHLLGASGALEAAATALALGRGLLPPTHNLDDPDPACPADHIRCEPRRTDTGYALTNSFGFGGQNVSLLLARAARPRG, encoded by the coding sequence ATGACCGCCGTCATCACCGGGATGGGCCTGTTCACCCCCGTCGGGCGGGGCGTCGACGCCACCTTCGACGCGCTCTGCTCCGGCCGGTCCGGGCTGACCCGGCCGCCGGCCGGGCACCCCGCCGCCGAATCGCTGGAGGTTGCCGGCCTGCTCCCGGAGATCGATCCGCGTACCGTCGCCTCGGGGCCGGAGACCCGGGTGCTGGACCGGATCGTGGTGCTCGCCCTGCTCGCCGCCGCCGACGCGCTCGCCGACGCCGGCATCGAGGTCGGCCGGGACGTGGACCCGGGGCGCGTCGGGGTGATCGTCGGCGGGGTCGGCGGGATGTCCACCCTGGAGTCGCAGGTGCTGGCCCGCGCCGAGCGCGGCCGGGCGGCGGTCAGCCCGTACCTGCTCACCGGCATCCTGCCGAACATGCCGTCGGCCCGGATCGCCATCCGGTACGGCATCCGCGGCTACACCTCGTCGGTCGGCACCGCCTGCGCCTCCGGCGCCCAGTCGGTCGCCGACGCGGTCCGGCTGATCCGCGCCGGGGAAGCCGACGTGGTGCTCTGCGGGGCCAGCGAGGCGCCGCTGTTCCCCACCTTCGCCGATACTTTCGGCAACGCCCGGGCGCTGGCCCGGGGCTGGGCTGATCCGACGGCGGCGAGCCGGCCGTTCGATGCCCGCCGCAACGGGTTCGTCCTCGCCGAGGGCGCGGCCCTGCTGGTGCTGGAACGCGCCGAACACGCCGCCGCCCGGGGCGCCACCGGCTACGCCGAGGTCGCCGGGTACGGGGCGACCACCGACGCGTACCACCCGACCGCCCCGCGCCCCGACGGTGCCGGCGCGGCGGAGTGCATGCGGCGGGCGCTGGCCAGCGGCGGCGTTCCCGCCGCGCGGATCGGCTACGTCAACGCGCACGGCACCGGCACGAAACTCGGCGACATCGCCGAGACCACCGCGTTGGTCGAGGTGTTCGGTGACGGCGGCGTGCCGGTCAGTTCCACCAAGGCGCTCACCGGCCATCTGCTCGGCGCGTCCGGGGCGCTGGAGGCGGCGGCCACCGCGCTGGCGCTCGGCCGGGGCCTGCTGCCACCGACGCACAACCTCGACGACCCGGACCCGGCCTGCCCGGCGGACCACATCCGCTGCGAGCCGCGCAG